The Arachis hypogaea cultivar Tifrunner chromosome 14, arahy.Tifrunner.gnm2.J5K5, whole genome shotgun sequence DNA window ATTGGTTTTGAGGCATTGTCCTATGATTGATTAGTTTAGCCTATTCTTTCATTTGTAACTAACAACCACCTTTGTATATAGATACTCATATATCCTTGTAACTCTAAAAAGTTACATCAGTTATCTAGAATCTGGAGGGAGTCACAATTTCTGCTACACAGTTGCGTTGAGTTTTGAAACAGTTAATAACTTTTGAATATGCTGAAAGgaacaatttttcaaaaaaattatatatttctcTTTCCACATAAATCTGAATACAATAACTGTTTCTAAACATATATACTCTGTTCATTTCAATATTATGCAATTGATAAACTCAACCATCCAAATCCCATTGCCGTAGATGCAAATCTTTGTTCACAGAAGTGAAAATAAAATTCAACTTGATGTTAGTAACTAACTATTGGGATAACCCTTTCCTTTTgtactcttccctctcttcatGTGTCCCTTTGTATCTTATATGTCTCCATTTTTTCTcttcagaaaaaaaaattcaaccttGAGAAAGATGACAATGTCATTTATGCATACTTCATAGTACATAGGATCTTAGTATTTTCGTTTAAAAAGCAAACCTGTTACTTTACCTGAATTCAGAGATCTGTAACATGTTACCACAATAACATTAGTATTTCATTGACTAATATGTGGTGTCAATATATTAGTCAATTAGACAATTATAAACTAATATGAATTACTAAACTATTCCTTGAAAAATTATTGCATATGTTTACAAATAGAATTATAAACtaaattatttcttcttttttttcgggACGATGTTTATTTCTTACAAAAAGTTACAGACACAAaatgacaaaagaaaataaatataaaaaaaaaaaaacaaaattgcgTGTGATTCTCAGAACCCAGAGTCCACAGCCACATGAAACGAAGGCTCGAACTAACTTTCTCAGCCGCAAACCCAAACCCAAACTCACAGAGAGTGGTGTtccagtgatgatgatgatgatgatgaagataaaCATACACTCTGCGATTTCAGCTTCCACCGACTGGAATTGCTCTTTGATTCGACCACACCGTAACAACACCCTTAGACCATTCAATTTTGCTCCCTCTTCTTCACTCTCTATGAATACTATTTCAAGTAACCGCATAACTTGCTCCTCCAATTCCCATTCCATCAAGACCTATCGCTTGTCGCAGCTCACAAACGATGAGGTTCTCGGACTCAAGACCCGGCCCCGCATCGATTTctcctccattttcagcgtgGTGGGTATTGGGTTTGCCCCACATTTGGTTTTTTGGTCACTCTTTTCAAATGGGGTTTGGCTTTTTGCCCTAAAGTTCCAGTTTTTATTTTTGCAGGTTAACCCCATTGTTCATGATGTTCAGAGAAGAGGGGATGCTGCAGTTAAAGAGTGAGTTTGGTGCTTCTTAAACTTTTTGTTTTACTGATCAGAAAAGGAATTCTttgttttgttatttaattttgatttgaaGTTTTAGATTTTTGTGTGTGCATTTTGAAACCTTCTTTTGAGTGTTATGTTTGTGGTTTTGTAGATATACTTCAAGGTTTGACAAAGTTGAATTGGATAAATTGGTTGAAATTGTGCCCGAGCTCCCAGACCCTGTGGTGTGTTGCATTTTTGGGACCTTACTATGATACTCTTGTTGCAAGTTCTATTTTAGTGGACATGTGATGCTTGTTTTGATGCTAACATATCCTTGTTTTTTGTCTTTTGTAGCTTGATCCTCATATTAAGGAAGCTTTTGATGTTGCCTATGGCAATATATATGCGTTTCATGCTGCTCAGAAGTCACCTGAGAGAAGCGTTGAGAACATGAAAGTATGTCAATGCTGATTCTATGCTTCTGACTTACCTTGGGCAAATTCTTACTATGGCTATGTACAATTTGTGGCATAGTTTGGTTTTGTGAAATTACATGTTAAGTAGCTTCATGTACATTTAGGAGTAATAGTAAATAGCGCTAGATAGATCAATTGGATAGAATACTTTTGATGAATCCTTTTCCTTGATTAGTGTCTTGCATTCATTCTTTTAAGCGATATCGATTTTGTAGACGTACTTCATATCTTTCCATTATCATGCTTCCATGCTTGCCCCTTCTTGACTTTGTTTTGCCGCTTATTATTCGTGAGAGTCTTGAGTTTTGTTAAATATCTCAGGGAGTCCAATGCAAGAGAGTTGCAAGAAGTATTAATTCCGTGGGTCTTTATGTTCCAGGGGGAACCGCTGTGTTACCTTCAACAGCTTTGATGCTTGCAGTTGTAAGTTGAACTGATATTTTACTAGCTCCTACAATTCTTTGGTTTCCTATAGTTTTCATTTGAACATTAATGTTTATGTTCCTAAATTTAGCTTAGAGTCATTATTCTATATTACAGCCTGCACAAATTGCCGGATGTAAAACTATTGTTCTTGCAACACCTCCAACTCAGGATGGCAACATATGCAaggtattttttttatgttgtacgAAAAGTATAATCATTACGTTTTTCTTCTTCTAACCAACCCTTTTGTGCAGGAAGTGCTGTATTGTGCAAAGAAGGCCGGGGTGACTCACATTCTCAAAGCTGGAGGTGCTCAGGTTTGAAACATGATAATCAAAAGTTTTTCTGCCTACATAATTTGAATATATCATCCTCgtatttatcttttttgtttatGTATCTACGTTGCATTTATTATCATGAATTAAACTAATGCTACTATTGCATTGGTTTCCATTATAGGCCATCTCTGCAATGGCTTGGGGAACAGAAACTTGTCCTAAGGTGTCTAACTTCTCATCAGAACTCTTCTCCTCCTATTTCAccgtttagttagtttttgtgtTTATCGGTATATCCAATTCTAACAAAATTACTAATTCATGATAGATATGGTGAAACTCATCCCCTAATCAGTCTAAATGCTTGAACTTCACATCCCTGTTGTATTAGTTGAATGTCTTGGTTTGTCTTATTTTGTCTTATTTTGTGGCAATGAATACATGGTGACCATAACTCTTGATGATATGTCAGAAgtaatttattcatatttaagCAGCAAAGCAGATACTAAATAGACATCGTAATCTGGTGATATAACAGTACTTAAATGTACccattttcttgaaaaaaaaaaaagaaagagaaaaaaaaaaaggaatctaAGTACTTTGGAGTTGATATTTTTTTCCATCAATCTTTGACTCTACTTGTGGTGATACTCTTGTAGGTTGAAAAGATCTTTGGCCCTGGAAACCAATATGTTACAGCTGCAAAAATGATACTTCAAGtaagcaattaaaaaaaaaaaatctctgaATCTGCATCTGCTATTGTGTTTCATACTTTCAATCACAGAGCTTTTTTCTTCTCtcgtttaatttcaaaatcttctgCAGAACAGTGAGGCCATGGTTTCAATTGACATGCCAGCTGGTCCATCTGAAGTTTTGGTCATTGCAGATAAGCATGCAATTCCTTCTCATGTTGCTGCTGATTTGCTTTCCCAGGTTCAATGACTTTTTTAATATGCTCTTATTTCCAGATCTCTTGTGGTTTCTTTCTACATGACTCATTTCCTATGCACATAATTTATAATTTCCAGGCTGAGCATGGACCGGATAGTCAGGTTGTTCTTGTGACAGCTGGAGATGGTGTGGATCTGAACTCAATACAAGAGGAACTCAGCAAGCAGTGCAACAGTCTTCCTAGAGGAGAGTTTGCCTCGAAAGCTCTTGGCCACAGTTTTATCGTGCATGCACGTGACATGCTTGAGGTAAGTTTTTCTTTCTGTATAAGGATGATAATAACTGAACATAAGATAAAGAGAAAAACATTTTCTCTGGAATCAGTAAAAGTGATCACTAATTAGGTTTCCTTTTTGTATTTCCATACATGCACAGCAAATAGTGTTATGCCTAACCTAATCAAATACCCCATCCAAGTTTGGCCTTAAATTAGTTGGGGTAGATGAAGTTTGGCCTTAAATTACTGCTGTATTTATATCTGAATTCATCGATATCAAGCATTAAACAAAATTAAGTTTGTTTTTGCGTCTTTCAGGCTATCACCTTCTCAAACTTATATGCACCAGAGCATCTAATTATCAATGTGAAGGATGCTGACAAGTGGGAGAGTTTTATTGAGAATGCAGGTATCAGTCTTAAGTTCTCCTTTCTTGCTCTATTTATTTTATGTAAGGCGTGGAGGATTATTGGTTGGCCTTTGTGGCGGCTAGTCACGGATCTCTCACATCCCTTATTTTTGGAAGTATAGAAATTGCCTTAAAAATCGTCCTCAGGACATGTTTTTTGTGTCTCTATATTTTGGAATTACATAGATTATCTTAAAAGTTATCTTGAGGCAgggataatttttagtttttgtttctttccccTTCTCTAAACATTTTAGATCTTGATGAACCTTATTTTCACATCCCAGATCACAATTCAGGAATTATAGGTGTAAATAATGACTCTGATTTGCCTCTGCAGGTTCTGTGTTTTTGGGGCCGTGGACGCCTGAGAGTGTTGGTGATTATGCAAGCGGGACAAACCATGTCCTTCCAACTTATGGATATGCCCGGATGTATGGTGGCGTGTCACTGGACTCTTTCCTTAAATACATAACAGTGCAGTCTCTCACAGAGGAAGGTCTTAGAAGACTTGGACCATATGTGGCAACCATGGCTGAAGTTGAAGGTCTTGAAGCTCACAAGAGGGCTGTTACCCTAAGACTTCAGGACATAGAGGCCAGGAACGTTTCAAGATGAGATATGATTCATCTATTCTTAATTTGTTCCATTTCCGGAGCCATTTACTTGATGAGATTTACCTATACTTGTGTATCATTAACACATTAATAGCTGACAGTTGCAATCTCAAGTTTATATAACCCCTGAAGTTTTGTTATAATAGGAAATTTCTATGgccctgtttttaattttattgaaattgttttctaactaaaaataaataaaaaaattacttctcttatatttaagtttttaattttgatgcaatgttagtataaaattattttacacgtgCATCCAATCAAATAGCGttacattaacaaaaataattatcttttatattgatTGTTTAAATAGTCATCCAAAAAAATAGTTGTGATTGTACTGATTTTGTAAAACGTTTCATACTGTccgtacattaaaattaaattctctaTTTAATGCCAAAAGACTTTCTATCCAAATGTACTTATTGTGATTTAATTGTAAGTATAATATAAATGTAAAATTTTAGTAATAGGGACAAAGATAATatacgaaaataataaaaaaaaataacatgtatATTtagatattcaaaatttaaaacatattagtcatatttttaataatttaattaacacataaaaaattatattaatttaaaagtagtttttcatttcaatattttaaaaacattgcATAATTTGTTTATCATTAATATTTAGTGTCTTGTTAGGCATTCCCTAtccattaaatatatattatatcaattaaatttcaagaaaaattattaaatactaGCTGATAGtcttatttatattttgaataatcagctaattaaattattattattatttatttccaTAACCTTAAtagattaaatttatataaaataataacttttttcTATTGGGTTGATATttaataacataaatttttttacacataaataaaaaatattatttacacacTAAAAATTTGTTACCGCAGTCACAACTCATTttcaataaataagtattttaatatatattctatagaCATGACTGATTTTTTATATATTACGTAatatacttgaaataaaatttgtatGAGAGCAAacacattattaaaatgagaGCAATATATATACAGATATATACTTCCTACTTTTTTCTCTCAAATTCAATGGGGCAATTGCCCCCATACATTCATATGTGGATCCTGGTATAGTATTATTATAAACTACTATAGTCGAACAATAATTTATGTTGTTGAATGTTACTATTAGATTGACCTGAATAACTACATTAATTGTCGTTGTGGATGCTCATTGCAAAATTTTTTTCACTCTTCTTTGAAAATCACTCTTCACCATAGACCATAGTATTGATCTTCAAATATTTGAGTATTTGACCCATTCCCATGACCTGGTTACATAACATGGCCAAAATGGCATCTAGATAGACATTGACTCATTGACTCATTGCAAATTAGAAACGGGACCTTCCAAGTCTCGAGTCTCGACAACTTTACACACCTGTCCCTAAGTCTTGATTGGTGGCTGAATAATATTCTTCATTTCTATTCATACATGCTACCACTCTTCAAACTTGTGTCTATGTTTCATGAGAAGGGTAGATAACAATACACCATAGTAGAGTGAGACATGGCAGAGG harbors:
- the LOC112741481 gene encoding histidinol dehydrogenase, chloroplastic yields the protein MTKENKYKKKKTKLRVILRTQSPQPHETKARTNFLSRKPKPKLTESGVPVMMMMMMKINIHSAISASTDWNCSLIRPHRNNTLRPFNFAPSSSLSMNTISSNRITCSSNSHSIKTYRLSQLTNDEVLGLKTRPRIDFSSIFSVVNPIVHDVQRRGDAAVKEYTSRFDKVELDKLVEIVPELPDPVLDPHIKEAFDVAYGNIYAFHAAQKSPERSVENMKGVQCKRVARSINSVGLYVPGGTAVLPSTALMLAVPAQIAGCKTIVLATPPTQDGNICKEVLYCAKKAGVTHILKAGGAQAISAMAWGTETCPKVEKIFGPGNQYVTAAKMILQNSEAMVSIDMPAGPSEVLVIADKHAIPSHVAADLLSQAEHGPDSQVVLVTAGDGVDLNSIQEELSKQCNSLPRGEFASKALGHSFIVHARDMLEAITFSNLYAPEHLIINVKDADKWESFIENAGSVFLGPWTPESVGDYASGTNHVLPTYGYARMYGGVSLDSFLKYITVQSLTEEGLRRLGPYVATMAEVEGLEAHKRAVTLRLQDIEARNVSR